The sequence TTCATTGCGCAGCTGAACGATGCGCTCGCCCAGATCCGTATCCACCACGCGGATGCCCTCGCGTTCGAGATAGGGGTTCAGGTGGCACTCCTCGGTCAGCATCGACTTGCTCTTGACCACCCGGGTGACGCCATGCTGGCGTAGGATCCCAAGGACGATCCGATTGTGTTCGGCGGCATCGCTCGCCCAGTGGACCTGCGCTCCCAGGCGCCGGGCGTGAGTCTCGAAGGTCTCGAGGTGCGAAGCCAGATCGGCCAGCGTGTGTGCCTTGATCGCCGCGGCAGCGTCCCGTAGCGCCTCCCATTCCGGAAGCGCCCGAGCCGCCCGATCGCGCTTGGCCCGCACGAACCACAAGGCTTGATCGTGCCAGCTCGCCCGGGCTCGATTGCGGACGAAAGCTGCGGCTCGCGTGGCGTGGTCGGCGGACACGTCACTCAGCGCTTTGGCTGGCGGGCTGTCGCCCCGCCAGGATTTGCGCGACATGCATCACACGCAACGGACTGCGCTGGCGTTTGATGAGCCCTTCCAGGTGCATCAGACAGGACATGTCGGTGGCCGTGAGCACATCGGTGCCCGCCTGCTCGTGATCGGCAATCCGATCGCCGCCCATCATACACGAAACCGCGTCCTGCGTTACGGAGAAGCTCCCGCCGAAACCGCAGCACTCATCGGGCCGCTCGGGCTCGCTTAGCTCGAGTCCATCCAACGTGGCGAGCAATCGCTGCAGCCTATCGGGCTTGGACACCACCAGCTCGGAAGAGCTCCCCAAGCGCAGCTCGCGCAGGCCGTGGCAGC comes from Pseudomonadota bacterium and encodes:
- a CDS encoding LUD domain-containing protein, coding for MSADHATRAAAFVRNRARASWHDQALWFVRAKRDRAARALPEWEALRDAAAAIKAHTLADLASHLETFETHARRLGAQVHWASDAAEHNRIVLGILRQHGVTRVVKSKSMLTEECHLNPYLEREGIRVVDTDLGERIVQLRNEPPSHIVLPAIHLTKKQVGATFHDHLGTRRGASDPEYLTRAARKHLRRE